Proteins from a single region of Acetonema longum DSM 6540:
- a CDS encoding helix-turn-helix transcriptional regulator produces the protein MEETIAERLKYLRIRYKLTQKQFAEVLELSQGNVSEMERGKFNPSLDTVLSACSYFKISADWILFGIGAGPGEQNSQEEHAKFIAENSTEYPSQQTTEAVFDPDLKEMIDLIRRVMDTNDQEQRIWAKFQLKRAFADFCTVGVNETSSMPSTDAGNIGKIVKG, from the coding sequence ATGGAAGAAACCATTGCAGAACGCCTTAAGTATCTTCGGATACGTTATAAACTCACTCAAAAACAATTTGCTGAAGTCCTTGAACTTTCTCAGGGTAATGTAAGCGAAATGGAAAGGGGTAAGTTCAATCCATCTTTAGACACTGTTTTATCGGCTTGCAGCTATTTCAAAATATCTGCCGACTGGATATTGTTTGGCATTGGCGCCGGCCCCGGTGAGCAAAATTCCCAGGAAGAACATGCGAAGTTTATAGCCGAAAATTCTACGGAATATCCATCGCAGCAAACAACCGAGGCCGTATTCGACCCTGATCTCAAAGAAATGATCGATCTTATCAGGCGCGTGATGGATACCAATGACCAGGAACAGCGCATTTGGGCAAAATTTCAACTGAAAAGAGCTTTCGCTGATTTTTGTACAGTGGGTGTAAATGAAACAAGCAGCATGCCTAGCACAGATGCTGGCAATATAGGTAAGATAGTGAAAGGATAG